One genomic segment of Gadus chalcogrammus isolate NIFS_2021 chromosome 3, NIFS_Gcha_1.0, whole genome shotgun sequence includes these proteins:
- the exoc1l gene encoding exocyst complex component 1-like, whose translation MSSLLKEELERVLFRPEGQRLVEFIEIEEPAPGRHFFCVGVSKKLGVQLCIVGCNKTKVAKPAKTETKSSQTKRSSFQDSYKKNEIWALQDLSLIDGRDPDVDDPCFILHFDKVRSVTAINCSAKYALVRALVKLSDKHSKAALNVENMDWAYVRPTSFYSNRGDCAVLSQICFYAFNLVCLSMCPVPLD comes from the exons ATGTCGTCCCTTTTGAAGGAGGAATTGGAAAGAGTTTTATTTCGACCTGAGGGACAGAGACTGGTGGAGTTTATAGAGATCGAAGAGCCAGCGCCGGGAAGGCATTTCTTCTGTGTCGGAG TTTCAAAGAAACTAGGCGTACAACTATGTATAGTGGGTTGTAACAAGACCAAAGTCGCAAAACCAGCCAAAACTGAAACCAAGAGTTCCCAAACTAAGCGGTCGTCCTTCCAGGACAGCTACAAGAAGAACGAGATCTGGGCCCTCCAAGACCTCAGTCTCATTGACGGACGGGACCCCGATGTT GATGATCCATGCTTCATACTGCACTTTGACAAGGTCCGCTCTGTGACTGCTATCAACTGCTCTGCCAAGTACGCTCTAGTCCGGGCTCTGGTGAAACTCAGTGACAAACACAGTAAAGCTGCTCTGAACGTAGAGAACATGGATTGGGCTTACGTCAGGCCCACTTCCTTCTACTCCAACAGGGGAGATTGTGCCGTTCTCTCACAGATTTGCTTCTACGCATTCAATTTGGTCTGTCTCTCAATGTGTCCTGTCCCCCTGGACTAA